One Osmerus eperlanus chromosome 24, fOsmEpe2.1, whole genome shotgun sequence DNA window includes the following coding sequences:
- the LOC134011102 gene encoding prostaglandin E2 receptor EP4 subtype-like, whose translation MNDTLNNSHGTDDGTVATMAVPVLMFAVGVIGNTIAIVALSRSKQEQKSSAFYSLVCGLAVTDLLGTCLASPITIATYLNAKVLEDRHLCEFHAFLLLFFGVLGLSITCAMSAERYLAMCHPYTYQRWGVDRCFARQFLFLIYIANVVFCCLPMMGMANSIPQSSHTWCFIDWRTQQPLPATYSFLYGSVSFLLILITIVLNFTVCGTLIIMRRTTIQKSVTRGSARERWKAISSGAEVQMMIVLMVISVVVLSFSAPLVVRVFVNQITLQDNFQADLTAIRAASVNAILDPWIYILLRRTLFWKIRVLCKRVCHSRQGAVSASPQRSYVYPENVCDTNKYTHVLEAMCSSTISAQIPVMVTYATKAKPTPTHLP comes from the exons AACAACTCGCACGGTACAGATGATGGGACTGTTGCAACGATGGCTGTGCCTGTCCTCATGTTTGCAGTTGGCGTAATTGGAAATACTATAGCAATAGTCGCCCTTTCCAGATCTAAACAAGAGCAAAAATCGTCTGCGTTTTACTCACTAGTATGCGGTTTGGCTGTAACTGATCTGCTTGGGACATGTCTTGCTAGCCCAATCACTATCGCTACTTATCTTAATGCAAAGGTACTCGAAGACAGGCACCTCTGTGAATTCCATGCATTTCTCTTACTGTTTTTTGGCGTCCTTGGACTAAGTATTACATGCGCAATGTCTGCTGAGCGATACTTAGCCATGTGCCATCCGTACACTTATCAAAGATGGGGAGTTGATCGATGTTTTGCACGCCAGTTCCTGTTTTTAATCTATATAGCAAATGTAGTTTTTTGTTGTCTTCCAATGATGGGTATGGCGAACAGCATTCCTCAATCGTCCCACACATGGTGCTTCATTGACTGGAGGACACAACAACCTTTACCTGCCACATATTCTTTCTTATATGGAAGTGTGAGTTTTCTTCTCATATTGATAACCATAGTCTTAAACTTTACCGTTTGTGGGACTCTGATAATCATGCGTCGGACTACAATCCAAAAATCCGTCACACGGGGAAGTGCGCGAGAACGATGGAAGGCAATCTCATCAGGCGCAGAGGTTCAAATGATGATTGTTCTCATGGTGATCTCTGTGGTGGTTTTAAGCTTCTCTGCGCCATTGGTG GTACGCGTATTTGTTAACCAGATAACACTACAAGATAATTTCCAGGCAGATTTGACGGCTATTCGGGCTGCCTCTGTGAACGCCATTCTGGACCCCTGGATATATATTCTCCTTAGAAGGACTCTCTTTTGGAAGATTCGGGTCTTGTGTAAAAGGGTTTGTCACAGTCGCCAAGGAGCCGTTTCGGCTAGCCCGCAGAGGAGTTACGTTTACCCAGAAAACGTGTGTGACACTAACAAGTACACTCACGTCTTGGAGGCAATGTGCAGCTCTACCATCAGTGCACAGATTCCTGTCATGGTAACCTACGCCACTAAAGCTAAACCTACTCCAACACATTTACCTTAA